The nucleotide window ACTGAACGACTACAACGACGTGTTCCGCGACAGGAGGCCCGAATACTACGCCCGGTGAGGGAATGTTCCGTAGATCACATCGTCCACTCCAACGATCCCGTGTTCGCTCTTCGAGACGATGCCAACCCGCTCAAAGACCATCGAGAGCATTCCCGCGATTCCCGCCAGATCCCAGAACCTGATCTCGATTTTCTCAACGGGCTCCCAGCCGGGGAGTTTGTAGAACCCAACGAGGGCGGTTCCCTTTTTTCTGGAATAGCCCTCGTCGAGGGAAACTAAGGTCCAGTCGTCTCCCCTGGCCTCGACGTGGGGACTGCGGTACCTCCCCCGGTAGAAGAGCCTCTCGAAGTTGTCGGTTTCCTCTATCAGGAACACCCCCTCGGGACCGAGAGCTTTAGCGACCTTCTGGAAGAGCTCCGCCGCCTGGAAGGGGTTGAAATGGGCCATGCTGTGTCCCCACAGCAGGGCAACGTCGTAGTCCCTCAGCTTCGGAAGCTCGGTGAGACAGTCCCCGATGATTCCAATGACTTCCCTCTCGCCGGGCAGCCATTCCTCCACGAGGAGCAGGTCCTCTTTCCTCCTCTCGATCAGGGTCAGCGAGGCCTCAACGCCCCATTCCCAGAGGGTCTCCAGAAGGGCTGCTCCCGCTATACCGGTTCCCGCACACAGATCGAGGATTCTGAGCTCCCTCTTCCTCGGTACGAGCTCCTCCTTGAGGGCCCAGTTGAAGAAGCTCCTTATGGCCACGTACCTCCTCTGGGCGAGCTCGCTGGACGGATCCATCGGCCGCCTCATGTAATCGTACAGGGAAGTCATGGAACCACCGGATAAATTTGGAGAAAAGGGTTAAAAACTCAACCCATCTGGAGCGCCTGCCCGCGCAGTTC belongs to Thermococcus sp. AM4 and includes:
- a CDS encoding class I SAM-dependent methyltransferase, giving the protein MTSLYDYMRRPMDPSSELAQRRYVAIRSFFNWALKEELVPRKRELRILDLCAGTGIAGAALLETLWEWGVEASLTLIERRKEDLLLVEEWLPGEREVIGIIGDCLTELPKLRDYDVALLWGHSMAHFNPFQAAELFQKVAKALGPEGVFLIEETDNFERLFYRGRYRSPHVEARGDDWTLVSLDEGYSRKKGTALVGFYKLPGWEPVEKIEIRFWDLAGIAGMLSMVFERVGIVSKSEHGIVGVDDVIYGTFPHRA